The Ketogulonicigenium robustum nucleotide sequence AAATGAAAAAGCTGATTGCCCCCTTCATCGTCGCCGCCATGACAGCGGCCCCCGCCCTTGCCGCCGAAGTGCGCCCGGGCGTGTTCTTCGATGGCACGCTCGAGACCGAAGGCACCCAGCGTGCGACGATGCAGAACCTGATTTTCGACATCGCAACCGCATGGGCCGTTTGCGACCGCGACGCGATGGCCAATGCCATCACCGACGACGTGTCGTTCTCGTACCCGACCAGCGCGGTGAACGGCCGCGAGGCGATGATGGCCGACCTTGAGGCATTCTGCGGCGCCGCCACCGACACCAGCCTCTATTTCCCTGCCGACGCCTTCTACATCGACACCGAAACCGGCCGCATCGCCGCCGAGGTGCAGTTCCGCACCTTCCAGCGCGGCAACCGCCAAGTGGTGAACGATGTCTGGATCGCGCATGTGGCCGACGACAAGGTAAACGTCATCAAGGAATATCTGGATGGCCGCGTGAAAGACCTGCAGGCGCTGGGTGTGCTTGAGCTGGAAGAAAGCCCCGAATTCCTGACCCCATGGCCCTCGCGCACCGATAAATGGGCAAGCTGCTTCCCCATCGTGCGTGCCGCCCCGATCAACGACTGCGTGGAATAACGGCCTCGGCCCGCCTGCTATGCGTGGCGGCGGGCCACCACCAACCCCAGAATGATAACCAGCGCCCCGCCAAGGGTGTAAAGTGTGGGGATCTCGTCAAAAAAGGTGTAGCCCATGATGGTCGCG carries:
- a CDS encoding nuclear transport factor 2 family protein codes for the protein MKKLIAPFIVAAMTAAPALAAEVRPGVFFDGTLETEGTQRATMQNLIFDIATAWAVCDRDAMANAITDDVSFSYPTSAVNGREAMMADLEAFCGAATDTSLYFPADAFYIDTETGRIAAEVQFRTFQRGNRQVVNDVWIAHVADDKVNVIKEYLDGRVKDLQALGVLELEESPEFLTPWPSRTDKWASCFPIVRAAPINDCVE